The following proteins are encoded in a genomic region of Brachypodium distachyon strain Bd21 chromosome 1, Brachypodium_distachyon_v3.0, whole genome shotgun sequence:
- the LOC100836994 gene encoding WUSCHEL-related homeobox 6: MEGSSNSPDGGQSSGGSPPEERGRSGGGRGDQPVRSRWTPKPEQILILESIFNSGMVNPPKDETVRIRKLLERFGAVGDANVFYWFQNRRSRSRRRQRQMQAAAAAAAAANNNNTSSAAAASATIGGQLPSAMAIVGGSACQYEQQASSSSSSGSTGGSSSLGLFAHGAAGVSSSGPGAGVGYQQLLQQQQAASCGASLSALANSGLMVGDVGDSGGGDDLFAISRQMGFVDHSPVGSSNSSAAPSTAVQQQQQYFSCQLPTATITVFINGVPMEVPRGPIDLRAMFGQDVVLVHSTGALLPVNDYGILIQSLQMGESYFLVARQT, translated from the exons ATGGAGGGGAGCAGCAACAGCCCGGACGGCGGGCAGTCGTCGGGCGGCAGCCCGCCGGAGGAGCGCGGCAGATCAGGAGGAGGGCGGGGGGATCAGCCGGTGCGGTCGCGGTGGACGCCCAAGCCGGAGCAGATACTGATCCTGGAGTCCATCTTCAACAGCGGCATGGTGAACCCGCCCAAGGACGAGACCGTCCGCATCCGCAAGCTGCTCGAGCGCTTCGGCGCCGTCGGCGACGCCAACGTCTTCTACTGGTTCCAGAAccgccgctcccgctcccgccgccgccagcgccagaTGCAGGCCGCTgcggcagccgccgctgccgccaacaATAACAATACCAGCTCTGCGGCTGCAGCGAGCGCCACCATCGGCGGCCAGCTCCCGTCCGCCATGGCGATCGTCGGCGGGAGCGCGTGCCAGTACGAGCAGCAGGCGAgctcgtcgtcttcgtcgggAAGCACGGGAGGATCGTCGTCTCTGGGGCTGTTCGCGCACGGCGCGGCGGGAGTGTCGTCGAgcggccccggcgccggcgttgggtaccagcagctgctgcagcaacAGCAGGCGGCGTCGTGTGGCGCGTCGTTGTCGGCGCTGGCTAATTCGGGGCTGATGGTGGGGGACGTTggcgacagcggcggcggcgacgatctCTTCGCCATCTCGAGGCAGATGGGCTTCGTGGATCACAGCCCCGTCGGCTCGTCGAACTCATCGGCGGCGCCCAGCACCgccgtgcagcagcagcagcaatacTTCTCCTGCCAATTACCAACAG CGACGATCACGGTGTTCATCAACGGAGTCCCAATGGAGGTCCCAAGGGGTCCAATAGACTTGCGAGCCATGTTCGGCCAGGATGTGGTGCTCGTCCACTCCACCGGGGCCCTCCTCCCAGTCAACGACTATGGCATCCTCATTCAGAGCCTGCAAATGGGAGAAAGCTATTTTCTG GTCGCGAGGCAAACTTAA